The following proteins are co-located in the Apium graveolens cultivar Ventura chromosome 5, ASM990537v1, whole genome shotgun sequence genome:
- the LOC141724627 gene encoding uncharacterized protein LOC141724627 — protein sequence MTSFCSSTLVISSPSSSSSTPSTCASLSSSSPVLLFSTRRMPPCNASSIQRRPVARMGEEEKLTRRNPLDFPIEWERPKPGRRPDIFPQFSPMKTPLPPPMPYDPPEEDEEEEEKKEEEEEDPEKEEGENPESRWFPFRW from the exons ATGACGTCGTTTTGTTCAAGTACCCTTGTTATCTCCTCgccttcatcatcttcatctaCGCCCTCCACTTGTGCTTCGTTATCATCCTCATCTCCAGTTTTGTTATTCTCGACTCGCCGGATGCCTCCTTGTAATGCTAGTTCAATTCAGCGCCGGCCGGTTGCTCGTATGGGTGAAGAAGAGAAGTTGACTCGTCGCAATCCTCTCGATTTCCCTATT GAATGGGAGAGGCCTAAGCCTGGGCGTAGGCCTGATATATTTCCTCAGTTTAGCCCTATGAAAACACCCCTGCCGCCTCCAATGCCATATGACCCCCCTGAAGAAGAcgaggaagaagaagaaaagaaggaagaagaagaagaagaccCAGAGAAAGAGGAGGGAGAGAATCCGGAAAGTCGGTGGTTTCCCTTTAGATGGTGA